The Enterobacter oligotrophicus sequence GACGCAAAATACGCACGTCGCGGTCAGTGATGTGGCGGCGGTCTTCACGCAGATGAACGGTAATGCCGTCGGCACCTGCCTGCTCGGCAATAAATGCCGCCTGAACCGGATCAGGATACGCCGTGCCGCGCGCATTACGCAGCGTGGCAATGTGATCAATGTTGACGCCTAACAGTAATTCAGCCATGACAATCCTCGGTTTTCTTTTAATACAGTAATCTAACGCTTCGGCATAAACTGCCTGAATAATTCGCGGCTCTTTAAGGGCTTACCACCAAGATACGGCTTGAGCGCAATTCGGGTAAAGCGTTTTGCCGCGCGCAAAGTATCAGGATCGGGGAATTCACGTTCATACAGCGCCCTGAGCTGACGCCCGGTAAAGGTGTTGTTATCGATGACGACGCTGGCAATAAACCCTTTTTCTTCCCGGTAGCGGTAAGTCATGGTGTCTTCCACCTCATCTCCGCTCCCCGCACAGTGCAGAAAATCAACGCCGTATCCTAAATGGCCGAGCAATGCCAGCTCGAACCGGCGCAGGGCTGGTTCGGGCGTGCCGGTTGCGCCAGCAAGCGCCTGGATACAGTGCAGGTAATCAAAGAAAAGTTCAGAGAAGCGAGTCTCATGTTCAAGAACGCGCGAGATGAGTTCATTGACATACAAACCGCTGTAAAGCGTGATGCCGGAAAGAGGAAGCGCCAGAGAGACGGCTTCAGCACTGCGCAGGGTTTTGACTTCCCCTCGCCCGCCAAAGCGTACCAGCAGCGGCGTGAAAGGCTGTAAAGCACCTTTCAGGTTGGAACGTTTGGAACGTGCGCCCTTCGCAACAAGGCGCACGCGACCCGACTCTTCCGTGAAGACGTCCAGCATGAGGCTGGTTTCGCTCCACGGACGGCTGTGCAGGACAAAGGCGCGTTGCCATCCCTCCACGTAGCGTTAACTCAGAGGTCGTCTACATAACCGAGACTGCGCAGGGCGCGCTCGTCATCGGCC is a genomic window containing:
- the recO gene encoding DNA repair protein RecO, coding for MEGWQRAFVLHSRPWSETSLMLDVFTEESGRVRLVAKGARSKRSNLKGALQPFTPLLVRFGGRGEVKTLRSAEAVSLALPLSGITLYSGLYVNELISRVLEHETRFSELFFDYLHCIQALAGATGTPEPALRRFELALLGHLGYGVDFLHCAGSGDEVEDTMTYRYREEKGFIASVVIDNNTFTGRQLRALYEREFPDPDTLRAAKRFTRIALKPYLGGKPLKSRELFRQFMPKR